The Hemibagrus wyckioides isolate EC202008001 linkage group LG25, SWU_Hwy_1.0, whole genome shotgun sequence genome has a segment encoding these proteins:
- the LOC131346295 gene encoding uncharacterized protein LOC131346295: MKKRTNSGDPWICRQAAHEGRAKQISSISSASKVSFSKWIQFMYRFSQVPRLRQIDMMDYSIAGSSATLSKMTKKIREVCVTAVEKMRRRTGQQIGGRREFVVIDESHFRHKRKYGRGRMAGGWKRKKWVFGMLGVTHHPQRRSGKPILRLLERRSRRHLVPLIAHHVIPGSSIISDEWRAYHILPALGYNHHTVNHSRWYVDPHTGAHTQHIERAWRAYKEQIWRLRGNQTESLLSDHLAVIEWNEWLGKKHHGGAFGRLIHDISKKYK, encoded by the exons atgaagaaaagaacgAACAGTGGAGATCCTTG gaTTTGTCGACAAGCAGCACATGAGGGAAGGGCAAAACAAATTTCTTCAATCTCCAGTGCATCAAAGGTCTCCTTCAGTAAGTGGATCCAATTCATGTACAG GTTTTCACAGGTTCCACGGTTACGGCAGATCGACATGATGGATTACAGCATTGCAGGCAGTTCAGCAACTCTTAGTAAAATGAcaaagaaaataagagaagTCTGTGTCACAGCAGTGGAAAAGATGAGAAGGCGTACAGGTCAGCAGATTGGTGGGAGAAGGGAGTTTGTTGTGATAGATGAAAGCCATTTTCGGCACAAAAGAAAG TATGGTAGAGGAAGAATGGCTGGTgggtggaaaagaaagaagtggGTCTTTGGGATGCTAGGTGTGACGCATCATCCACAGCGAAGATCTGGAAAACCTATTCTACGTCTTCTAGAGAGAAGATCTAGAAGGCATCTTGTCCCCTTGATTGCCCATCATGTGATACCTGGGTCATCAATTATCAGTGACGAGTGGCGTGCATATCACATACTCCCTGCACTAGGGTACAACCATCACACTGTCAACCACAGCAGGTGGTATGTAGATCCCCACACTGGTGCCCATACCCAGCATATTGAAAGGGCATGGAGAGCCTacaaggagcagatctggaggcTTAGGGGAAATCAGACCGAGAGTTTGCTTTCTGACCACCTTGCAGTTATTGAGTGGAATGAATGGCTAGGAAAGAAACACCATGGTGGTGCATTTGGCAGACTGATTCatgacatttcaaaaaagtaCAAGTAG